Proteins from one Impatiens glandulifera chromosome 2, dImpGla2.1, whole genome shotgun sequence genomic window:
- the LOC124927701 gene encoding uncharacterized protein At4g26485-like: MGQILSYIWGEAKKPESHTYPSGGYSFNDLRRKKEIVWCKHYNNEQRILLVGEGDFSFSACLAVVFGSSSSNITATSLNSIEFLHRNYRNAIANIQKLTSRGATVMHRVDATTMSSHSFLRLIKYDRIIYNFPFYGFRRRNETRESNLQKHRELVRGFLWNAKKMLQEDGEIHISHKTNGFHLEWNVKELASLEGLCLLRQVKFNLNDYPGYETKYGFGGDKNFDCNPSMTYIWRIASTGPH, translated from the exons ATGGGGCAGATTCTTTCGTATATATGGGGTGAAGCCAAGAAACCTGAATCTCACACATATCCAAGCGGAGGCTACAGTTTCAATGACCTGAGAAGGAAAAAGGAGATTGTTTGGTGTAAGCATTACAACAATGAACAAAGGATACTGTTAGTTGGGGAAGGAGATTTCTCATTCTCTGCTTGCTTAGCTGTGGTTTTTGGTTCCTCTTCTTCTAACATAACCGCTACTTCTTTGAATTCTATTGAGTTCTTGCACCGTAACTATAGAAATGCCATAGCAAATATCCAGAAGTTGACAAGCAGAGGTGCAACCGTCATGCATCGTGTGGACGCTACAACCATGTCCAGTCATTCATTTCTGAGGCTCATCAAATATGATCGCATAATCTATAACTTCCCTTTTTACGGGTTTAGGCGCAGAAATGAAACACGTGAATCCAATTTACA GAAACATAGAGAACTGGTTAGAGGGTTCTTGTGGAATGCGAAAAAGATGTTACAGGAGGATGGAGAAATACACATTTCACACAAGACTAATGGTTTTCATTTGGAGTGGAATGTTAAGGAATTGGCATCGTTAGAAGGTCTTTGTCTGCTTCGCcaagtaaaatttaatttaaatgattatccTGGTTATGAGACCAAGTATGGCTTTGGGGGTGATAAGAACTTTGATTGTAATCCCAGTATGACTTACATTTGGAGAATTGCTTCAACTGGGCCTCATTAA